A single region of the Labeo rohita strain BAU-BD-2019 chromosome 3, IGBB_LRoh.1.0, whole genome shotgun sequence genome encodes:
- the cbx4 gene encoding E3 SUMO-protein ligase CBX4, whose product MDLPAVGEHVFAVEGIEKKRLRKGRIEYLVKWRGWSAKYNTWEPEENILDPRLLVAFQNRERQEQMVGYRKRGPKPKHPLVQLPAFARRSSILGGLQDTSLDEENQPKVEPLQIHRSRPQHYQLNSKKHHQYQPSCKEISVEQHVSGKKKHFYQLNSKKHHHYQPDPKMYDTPLTGPKEVKVQDPSNKGWNLPPALQQKWIRNKDTGCLSKVKDLSIELKGLPDNANKAERALKTSAKEFALPNGISSKMKIIKNKNKNGRIVIVMSKYMDKGVHSSKVKNKDVSEVETRHNEESTLNSTDNLSDGEPSERHENGSVESLKNVELPKNTPTEPEQKVMDVCDQPNHMNTRLHRKRNLSEPSEDVRISKQFFSSRSISAPNTVLSSPQREPMNLHYRGSLVNRAYSYDFSDTIPEEPIDLSCGPTKTLKQFPTAEKVSGSSAQVEKTKSHFEQFVGNVIITDITTNCLTVTFKEYVQG is encoded by the exons ATGGATCTACCTGCCGTCGGGGAGCATGTCTTTGCGGTGGAGGGCATAGAAAAGAAGCGCCTGCGGAAG GGCAGAATCGAGTATCTGGTGAAGTGGCGAGGATGGTCAGCAAA ATATAACACATGGGAACCCGAAGAAAACATTCTTGACCCGCGCCTTCTTGTGGCTTTCCAAAACAG AGAAAGGCAGGAGCAAATGGTGGGATATCGCAAAAGAGGGCCTAAACCCAAACACCCCCTTGTCCAG CTTCCTGCGTTTGCTCGTAGATCAAGCATCCTGGGTGGTCTTCAGGACACATCATTGGATGAGGAAAACCAGCCCAAAGTGGAGCCCCTCCAGATCCACCGCTCACGGCCGCAGCACTACCAGCTGAATAGCAAAAAACACCACCAGTACCAACCCAGCTGCAAGGAGATCTCCGTCGAACAACATGTGAGTGGGAAAAAGAAGCACTTCTACCAGCTGAACAGCAAGAAACATCATCACTACCAGCCGGACCCCAAGATGTACGACACGCCACTCACGGGACCCAAAGAGGTCAAGGTTCAAGACCCTTCCAACAAAGGGTGGAACCTCCCTCCAGCCTTGCAACAGAAGTGGATCCGGAACAAAGACACCGGCTGCCTGAGTAAAGTGAAAGATCTGTCTATCGAGCTCAAGGGCCTGCCGGATAACGCTAACAAAGCGGAGCGGGCACTCAAGACGAGTGCCAAAGAGTTTGCACTTCCTAATGGCATCAGCAGTAAGATGAAAATAAtcaagaacaaaaacaaaaacggaCGGATTGTCATTGTAATGAGCAAATACATGGACAAAGGTGTGCATTCATCCAAAGTAAAAAACAAGGATGTTTCTGAAGTGGAAACCAGGCACAATGAGGAATCTACACTGAATAGTACAGACAATCTGTCTGATGGTGAACCTTCAGAGCGCCATGAGAATGGCTCTGTCGAGTCCctcaaaaatgttgaacttccaaaaaataCGCCTACAGAGCCTGAACAAAAAGTGATGGATGTATGCGACCAACCAAACCACATGAACACCAGACTCCACCGCAAGAGGAACCTTTCAGAACCCAGTGAGGACGTGAGAATCTCTAAGCAGTTCTTCAGCTCCAGGAGCATCAGTGCACCAAACACCGTGCTTTCTTCTCCACAGAGAGAGCCTATGAACCTGCATTACAGGGGCAGTCTAGTCAACAGAGCCTACAGTTATGACTTTAGCGACACCATTCCCGAAGAGCCTATTGATTTAAGCTGTGGTCCAACCAAAACACTTAAACAGTTTCCCACAGCGGAGAAGGTTTCAGGAAGCTCAGCGCAAGTGGAGAAAACAAAAAGCCATTTTGAACAGTTTGTTGGTAACGTTATCATCACCGATATCACTACGAACTGCTTAACCGTCACCTTTAAGGAATATGTTCAAGGATAA
- the cbx8a gene encoding chromobox protein homolog 8a — protein sequence MELSAVGERVFAAESIIKRRIRRGQMEYLVKWKGWSQKYSTWEPEENILDERLFAAFEEREREREMYGPKKRGPKPETFLMKAKAKAKGKNYEFRREMSRDLRVSFPVAEPVVTPRAREGLRTVVPTIFPPSTINRGESVRMRPPDPERDPLTHETSMDFASSPKKRGPKPKLRPGGSSTEVVKRKADEPLSYRPSKTERSGETSNCDMIHLTQKFQAESSHVQKQMGSRSSDVKFAHGGTILKARLGVLGHRRKDKMKHPPKNSLFRSTSQTREQLSLSFVDDTDQSWLPCLKNMEKIIVTDVTSNSLTVTIKESSTDKGFFKEKR from the exons ATGGAGCTCTCAGCCGTCGGGGAGCGGGTCTTTGCCGCCGAATCCATCATTAAACGGCGCATAAGGAGA GGACAGATGGAGTATCTGGTCAAATGGAAAGGCTGGTCTCAAAA ATACAGCACCTGGGAACCAGAAGAGAATATTCTGGATGAGCGTCTTTTTGCTGCTTTTGAAGAAAG AGAGCGTGAGAGGGAGATGTATGGGCCAAAAAAGAGGGGACCTAAaccagaaacatttttaatgaag GCAAAAGCTAAAGCaaaaggcaaaaactatgaGTTCAGACGAGAAATGTCTCGAGATTTACGCGTGTCATTTCCGGTAGCCGAACCGGTTGTGACGCCCAGGGCGCGTGAGGGACTACGAACAGTTGTGCCAACGATTTTTCCACCAAGCACCATCAACAGAGGCGAAAGCGTTCGCATGCGTCCACCGGACCCTGAGAGAGACCCATTGACGCATGAGACATCGATGGATTTTGCCAGCTCACCAAAAAAGCGAGGACCAAAGCCAAAGTTGCGTCCGGGAGGTTCATCCACTGAAGTTGTTAAAAGAAAGGCAGATGAACCGTTGTCTTATCGGCCTTCCAAAACAGAGAGATCAGGAGAGACCTCAAACTGTGATATGATCCATTTAACCCAAAAATTTCAAGCAGAATCCAGCCATGTTCAGAAGCAGATGGGAAGCAGGTCAAGTGATGTCAAATTCGCACATGGTGGCACCATCTTAAAAGCTCGGCTTGGTGTTTTGGGACATCGAAGGAAGGACAAGATGAAACATCCTCCCAAAAACAGTCTATTTCGATCCACCAGTCAAACCAGAGAGCAGCTGTCTCTGAGTTTTGTAGACGACACCGATCAGTCCTGGTTGCCTTGTTTGAAGAACATGGAGAAAATTATTGTTACTGACGTAACAAGTAACTCTTTGACTGTAACCATAAAAGAGAGTTCAACGGACAAAGGTTTCTTCAAAGAAAAGAGATGA